In a single window of the Verrucomicrobiota bacterium genome:
- the mntR gene encoding manganese-binding transcriptional regulator MntR, with product MSRPIKHTAQTRPAPLSENLRRARADNAQEIAQDYVELIADLIAADGTARVTNLATRLGVTHVTVNRTLRRLRRQGLVHVEPYRPITLTEAGRKLSEETRKRHQIVCEFLQSLGIPEAVAHSDAEGMEHHVSQYTLDAFVKHLKKASCKLGMRDHEKSSRDVPP from the coding sequence CGGAAAACCTCCGACGAGCCCGGGCGGATAATGCCCAGGAAATCGCCCAGGATTATGTGGAATTGATTGCGGATCTCATCGCGGCCGACGGCACCGCGCGCGTCACCAACCTGGCCACCCGCCTGGGAGTCACACACGTCACAGTCAACCGTACCCTCCGACGCCTACGGCGCCAAGGATTGGTCCATGTGGAACCATATCGCCCCATTACCCTGACTGAGGCTGGGCGTAAGCTGTCGGAAGAGACCCGTAAGCGTCACCAGATCGTCTGTGAATTTCTCCAGTCACTGGGGATCCCGGAAGCTGTGGCCCATTCGGATGCTGAAGGCATGGAACACCATGTCAGCCAGTACACCCTCGATGCCTTTGTCAAACACCTGAAAAAGGCGTCATGCAAACTTGGAATGCGGGACCATGAGAAATCCAGCAGAGATGTGCCCCCATGA
- a CDS encoding HAD family phosphatase: MMPLRYRCLILDHDDTAVNSTAMIHYPAHLEAMRVMRPGMQPVALEGWFLKNFHPGILAFLEGELGMTQEELATEFNIWRAFNAREDPEFFPDFLELLVEYRQRGGRIVVASHSERDTILRHYRKCGMAEVEPDLVFGWDADPERRKPSPWPVLETLRHLGIAPNETLVLDDLKPGVLMAQRAGVPVAGAGWAHRIPQIREYMQQNCVAYFEEIAQFKSFLLGLNSIA, from the coding sequence ATGATGCCGTTGCGCTATCGCTGCCTGATATTGGATCACGATGACACGGCGGTGAACAGCACCGCCATGATTCATTACCCTGCCCATTTGGAGGCAATGCGTGTGATGCGGCCCGGGATGCAGCCCGTGGCGCTGGAGGGGTGGTTTCTTAAAAATTTCCATCCGGGCATCCTGGCCTTTCTGGAGGGTGAATTGGGCATGACACAGGAAGAACTGGCCACCGAGTTCAACATCTGGCGCGCATTCAATGCCCGCGAGGATCCCGAGTTTTTCCCGGATTTCCTGGAGCTGCTGGTCGAGTATCGCCAACGCGGCGGACGGATTGTGGTGGCATCGCATTCTGAACGAGACACCATCCTGCGCCACTACCGGAAGTGCGGAATGGCAGAGGTGGAGCCGGATTTGGTGTTTGGGTGGGATGCCGATCCGGAACGCCGCAAACCCAGTCCCTGGCCCGTATTGGAGACACTGCGCCACCTTGGCATTGCCCCGAACGAAACCTTGGTGCTCGACGACCTGAAGCCCGGCGTCCTGATGGCGCAACGCGCCGGTGTGCCGGTAGCCGGGGCCGGTTGGGCACATCGCATCCCGCAAATCCGCGAGTACATGCAGCAGAACTGTGTTGCCTACTTCGAGGAGATCGCCCAGTTCAAATCGTTCCTCCTGGGGTTAAACTCCATAGCTTGA
- a CDS encoding potassium transporter Kup: MSEKTANPRYMFGLALGALGVVYGDIGTSPLYAVRECFSATTGLAVTRPNVLGVLSLIFWSLIILVSIKYLSLVLRADNKGEGGILALLAMAVPDRQTAGAALGKKLLIFVGIFGAALLYGDGVITPAITVLSAVEGLQVATNRFDPYVVLMAILILVALFSVQRAGTHRVGSVFGPIMTLWFAVLAILGISGIIRAPEVLAAVNPWHGLHFLFNSGWTGFVVVGSVFLVMTGAEALYADMGHFGRRPIQWAWFGLVLPSLFLNYLGQGALLLQNPKAVENPFFLLAPAWALYPLVGLSTIAAVIASQALISGAYSLSMQAMQLGYLPRIKIQHTSASERGQIYMPHINWALMLACVGLVLGFRTSSNLAAAYGIAVILTMVITTLLFGYAARHIWKWNLGLTLGVCSIFLTIELAFLGANLLKIMHGGWFPLLLAALIFIVLTSWKKGRALVGARMQESAFPLQLLLDDVATHKTIRVPGTAVFLSGSADRTPLALLHNLKHNRVLHQRVITLTILTTETPHVEAAERLTIEKLPENFYRVIGRYGFMESPDVLALLNACRQQGLETDLNTTTFFLSRESLRPIKTPEMAWWRKNLFVFCARNAQSPTAFFGLPANRVVELGMQVEF; this comes from the coding sequence ATGAGTGAGAAAACGGCGAATCCGCGATATATGTTCGGCCTGGCGCTCGGCGCCTTGGGCGTGGTGTATGGTGACATTGGCACCAGCCCTCTGTATGCCGTGCGCGAATGTTTTAGTGCCACGACGGGCCTGGCGGTCACCCGCCCCAACGTGCTAGGGGTCTTATCACTGATCTTCTGGTCGTTGATTATCCTGGTATCCATCAAATATCTCAGCCTGGTGTTGCGAGCGGACAATAAAGGCGAGGGCGGCATCCTGGCGTTGCTGGCCATGGCGGTGCCCGACCGGCAGACCGCCGGGGCGGCGCTGGGTAAAAAACTTCTGATTTTCGTGGGAATTTTTGGTGCGGCACTCTTATACGGGGATGGCGTCATCACCCCGGCAATCACCGTTCTAAGCGCCGTGGAAGGATTGCAAGTGGCGACCAACCGGTTTGATCCGTATGTGGTGTTGATGGCGATCCTCATTTTGGTGGCGCTCTTTTCCGTGCAACGTGCGGGAACCCACCGGGTTGGGTCCGTGTTCGGCCCGATCATGACCCTCTGGTTTGCGGTTCTGGCCATCCTTGGGATCAGTGGGATTATTCGTGCGCCGGAAGTCTTGGCCGCAGTCAATCCCTGGCATGGTCTGCATTTCCTTTTCAATTCCGGCTGGACGGGTTTTGTGGTGGTCGGCTCGGTGTTCCTCGTGATGACCGGAGCGGAAGCGCTCTATGCGGATATGGGACATTTTGGCCGGCGGCCCATTCAGTGGGCGTGGTTCGGGTTGGTGCTTCCCTCGTTGTTCTTGAATTACCTGGGTCAGGGAGCGCTGCTGTTGCAGAACCCGAAGGCGGTGGAGAATCCCTTTTTTTTGCTGGCTCCCGCTTGGGCGCTGTATCCGCTGGTGGGGTTATCCACAATCGCAGCAGTGATTGCGTCGCAGGCTTTGATATCCGGGGCTTACTCGCTTTCCATGCAGGCGATGCAACTGGGGTACCTGCCCCGCATCAAGATTCAGCACACGTCCGCCTCCGAGCGCGGGCAAATTTACATGCCGCACATTAACTGGGCGCTCATGCTGGCGTGTGTCGGGTTGGTGCTGGGGTTCCGCACGTCGAGCAATCTGGCGGCGGCCTACGGCATCGCGGTGATTCTCACGATGGTGATCACCACCCTGCTGTTTGGGTACGCGGCGCGCCACATCTGGAAATGGAACCTGGGGCTAACCTTGGGCGTGTGCAGCATATTCCTGACCATCGAACTGGCGTTCCTGGGAGCCAACCTGCTCAAGATCATGCATGGTGGCTGGTTCCCGCTGCTGTTGGCGGCGCTCATTTTCATCGTGCTCACGTCGTGGAAAAAAGGCCGGGCGCTGGTGGGTGCGCGCATGCAGGAGAGCGCGTTCCCCTTGCAGCTACTGCTGGACGACGTCGCCACGCATAAGACCATCCGCGTGCCGGGCACGGCGGTATTTCTCTCCGGCAGCGCGGACCGCACGCCCTTGGCTCTGCTCCACAACTTGAAACATAACCGCGTGTTGCACCAACGCGTCATCACGCTCACGATCCTGACGACCGAGACCCCTCACGTGGAGGCGGCGGAACGGCTGACCATCGAAAAACTGCCGGAGAATTTTTACCGGGTCATCGGGCGGTACGGATTCATGGAGAGCCCGGATGTGCTGGCTTTGTTAAACGCCTGCCGCCAGCAGGGCTTGGAGACGGATCTGAATACCACCACGTTCTTCCTGAGCCGCGAGAGTTTGCGACCGATCAAAACCCCGGAGATGGCTTGGTGGCGCAAGAATCTCTTTGTATTTTGCGCGCGTAATGCACAATCCCCGACCGCGTTCTTCGGATTGCCCGCCAACCGCGTGGTGGAACTGGGCATGCAGGTCGAATTCTGA
- a CDS encoding SUMF1/EgtB/PvdO family nonheme iron enzyme has protein sequence MNKTSILSIASALAPLIGGLNTSAAAPVANFVYETKMELIASGDFDGDGRQDIVIVDRAGGKFRLGYQLKAGEYTWARVRLSGIPNVSGISVGRLLDAKRDALVFTSADGGKVNVVEANDPGSSGKVTTFAPSCMGPSVAVPVAVGGEGKTELRDLYIGSIYNVDPSCLTTLFRNTGGAFKQLVESPAPGELTRGNHLALKAGGPELLVALATEKSGDTLVAQSLESGKPVTVVQQAGLPNGADYVAGNFRGNALLDFVFYKKGESELLFRPVEEAGGKFQLGAGASFKLDKLITQVFSLGDKLFVVHNTNEPAAVYSFDGSKAPVLMQNIAAEDGDKVTGAAYTDAGFVAFYMPLKTRLKYSSKFKFYKFVDGKYKEGMWGDLVTLDMGDVAVIPDIYKRIVDSLKDKSEGDMQPYTNTIPGTQVTYAMVPIKSGEYVMGTPDAEPNRNQDEGPQHKVKIAPFWMGRCEVSWNEYELFMYPDDEKKLRLSFPSNPDVDKISDAVTRPSKPYVEMSFGMGKDGFPAIAMTQHGANKYCQWLSSKTGQFYRLPTEAEWEYACRAGTTTTYNFGNDEAKLPDNAWFEKNSDGKYQKVGQKKPNAWGLYDMHGNVSEWCLDQYEENYSKVIQGALTVEPWNKATKPYPHVARGGSWNDDGTKLRSGGRLASGPEWKAQDPQLPKSYWYLTDAQFIGFRLLRPLKVPTTQEMEKYWISGVEKD, from the coding sequence GATCGGTGGGTTGAACACCTCCGCCGCTGCGCCCGTCGCGAATTTTGTGTACGAAACCAAAATGGAATTGATCGCCAGCGGCGATTTCGACGGGGACGGGCGACAGGACATCGTCATCGTGGACCGCGCCGGCGGCAAGTTCCGCCTTGGATACCAGTTGAAGGCGGGAGAATATACCTGGGCGCGCGTGCGCTTGTCTGGCATCCCGAACGTCAGCGGGATTAGCGTGGGGCGATTGCTGGACGCCAAGCGGGATGCGCTGGTGTTCACGAGCGCCGATGGCGGCAAGGTGAATGTGGTGGAGGCGAACGACCCAGGTTCCTCGGGCAAGGTGACGACGTTCGCCCCGAGTTGCATGGGCCCGAGCGTGGCCGTGCCGGTGGCGGTGGGCGGTGAGGGGAAAACCGAGCTGCGCGACCTGTATATCGGCAGTATCTATAATGTGGACCCAAGTTGCCTGACGACGTTGTTCCGGAACACGGGCGGCGCGTTCAAGCAGTTGGTGGAAAGCCCGGCGCCCGGCGAGTTGACGCGTGGGAATCACCTGGCGCTCAAAGCGGGCGGCCCGGAATTGCTGGTGGCGCTGGCGACAGAGAAGTCGGGCGACACGTTGGTGGCGCAATCGCTGGAGTCCGGCAAGCCGGTCACGGTGGTGCAGCAGGCCGGTTTGCCGAACGGCGCGGATTATGTCGCGGGGAACTTCCGGGGCAATGCGTTGCTGGATTTTGTGTTCTACAAGAAGGGTGAATCGGAGCTGTTGTTCCGCCCGGTGGAAGAGGCCGGCGGCAAGTTCCAGTTGGGCGCGGGCGCTTCCTTCAAGCTGGATAAGCTGATCACGCAGGTATTCTCCCTCGGCGATAAGTTGTTCGTGGTGCATAACACGAATGAGCCCGCCGCCGTGTACAGCTTCGATGGTTCCAAGGCACCGGTGCTCATGCAGAACATCGCGGCGGAAGACGGCGACAAGGTGACGGGCGCGGCTTATACGGATGCCGGGTTCGTCGCGTTCTACATGCCGCTGAAGACGCGCCTGAAGTACTCTTCCAAGTTCAAGTTCTACAAGTTTGTGGATGGCAAGTACAAGGAAGGCATGTGGGGCGACCTCGTCACGCTGGACATGGGCGATGTGGCGGTGATTCCCGACATTTACAAGCGGATCGTGGACAGCCTCAAGGATAAATCCGAGGGCGACATGCAGCCGTACACGAATACCATCCCCGGCACGCAGGTCACCTACGCGATGGTACCGATCAAGAGCGGCGAATACGTCATGGGCACCCCGGATGCCGAGCCCAACCGCAACCAGGATGAAGGTCCGCAACACAAAGTGAAGATCGCTCCGTTCTGGATGGGTCGTTGCGAAGTGAGTTGGAATGAATACGAACTGTTCATGTACCCCGACGACGAGAAAAAGCTGCGGCTCTCCTTCCCGTCGAACCCGGACGTGGACAAAATCTCCGATGCCGTGACGCGCCCCTCGAAGCCTTATGTGGAAATGAGCTTCGGCATGGGCAAAGATGGCTTCCCCGCCATCGCGATGACCCAGCACGGTGCGAACAAGTACTGTCAATGGCTGAGTTCCAAGACCGGCCAGTTCTACCGCCTGCCGACCGAAGCGGAATGGGAGTACGCCTGCCGTGCCGGCACCACCACCACGTATAACTTTGGCAATGATGAGGCCAAACTGCCGGATAACGCCTGGTTTGAGAAGAACAGCGATGGCAAATATCAGAAGGTCGGCCAGAAAAAGCCGAATGCCTGGGGATTATATGACATGCACGGCAATGTCTCCGAGTGGTGCCTGGACCAATACGAGGAGAATTACTCGAAAGTGATCCAGGGCGCGCTGACGGTGGAGCCGTGGAACAAGGCCACCAAGCCGTATCCGCATGTGGCGCGCGGCGGCTCCTGGAACGACGACGGCACCAAGCTGCGCAGCGGCGGGCGTCTCGCTTCCGGCCCCGAATGGAAAGCGCAGGACCCGCAGTTGCCCAAGAGTTACTGGTATCTCACCGATGCGCAGTTCATCGGCTTCCGTCTGCTCCGTCCGCTGAAGGTGCCGACCACGCAGGAGATGGAGAAGTACTGGATCAGTGGCGTGGAAAAGGATTAA